The Triticum aestivum cultivar Chinese Spring chromosome 7B, IWGSC CS RefSeq v2.1, whole genome shotgun sequence genome window below encodes:
- the LOC123155834 gene encoding ubiquitin carboxyl-terminal hydrolase 19, protein MPGGGIGAGLDFDFPAVIQAALVGFVLLAAAAAAALRRAASRYFLVDAAGFAAAYEDHHHHHPAYAMPPQGDQATTPPPPPQPPSSPLGQQAAAPELGPCAHCGAAGTKKCSGCKRMRYCSGECQSKHWQSDHKFKCKQMKLLDPIDKLPCGVEANSKKSPVSGHRGISLVPGHRKLNKVIYPYDDFLKLYNWNYNDSKYGEFLTCGLVNCGNSCFANVVLQCLSYTRPLVAYLLGKDHYRQCTIRHEDWCFLCELQSHIQRAFDSVHPFAPMNILSHLPNIGGNLGFGRQEDAHEFMRFAIDKMQSACLDEFGGEKVVDHSTQETTVIQHIFGGRLQSQVQCTACGMVSNRYENMMDLTVEIHGDAESLEKCLDQFTAIEWLDGDNKYKCDGCNDYVKARKHLTVHQAPNILTITLKRFQSGRFGKLNKKVTFPTKLDLTPYMSTTDGTDQYDLYAVVVHLDMLNASFFGHYICYIKHYRGRWLKLDDCKGNVVEEEEVHAQGAYMLLYSRRTARPVPLLPVKEPIKDEKQCKVPPLNGQNHLIPEDVSLKCESFSKSTEDLREDSESSNQSLHRMDTVDQVSDLDLHMNIERDKFVTNGSIHQPISSALHVLEEDTRDSRSLLEGNNSMRADQSGNSACESSSVNSSEEECKEPAPDIDSVDYMDIDVEAGTEVETQNVQQQPILGDSVGVIRNKTSVPTFENCMAGKPKPLFSLGFLDKPSRKKSDSREECQNGGSMAVSSQKIDGHCNEHLSRPEQGLIANSRGGSPSSANGSVRCNGDVFVTPNNGVLVNGDTQSDNYSLDVAKRDVPSVQGFTPRPCRSPSSSNPNRNNTSKGDMSFFPRGFLAKPRSGEKAVKVDDGLPFSDGNGKPSSSSSVNGNGISNTNSSHRSSTGGMGMSPGFLAKRSRESAAASFMGDPQSSNTSKEQEHVGAAALLPDKIQEGRSSYCTTNGIEAQDGAASVHDVSGHSDENGHAFMGTKNGIHGEENGSNGTLDMHDSSCQMDENGHGVLDIKDVIFREQNVSNGTLDTHGMGSEDADHVVKSPAAPAHDGLRRRLTTSKYFDESSMDEQ, encoded by the exons ATGCCGGGGGGCGGGATCGGCGCGGGCCTCGACTTCGACTTCCCGGCGGTGATCCAGGCGGCGCTCGTCGGCTTcgtgctcctcgccgccgccgccgccgccgccctccgccgcgccgcctcgcgctACTTCCTCGTCGACGCCGCGGGCTTCGCCGCCGCCTACgaggaccaccaccaccaccaccccgcctacgcgaTGCCGCCCCAGGGGGATCAggcgacgacgccgccgccgccgccgcagcccccctcctccccgctGGGGCAGCAGGCCGCGGCGCCCGAGCTCGGGCCCTGCGCCCACTGCGGCGCCGCCGGCACCAAGAAGTGCTCCGGCTGCAAGCGCATGCGATACTG TTCTGGAGAATGTCAGTCTAAGCATTGGCAATCTGATCACAAATTCAAGTGCAAACAAATGAAATTATTGGATCCTATTGACAAGTTACCCTGTGGAGTTGAGGCCAACAGTAAGAAGTCACCTGTCTCTGGCCATCGCGGTATCTCATTAGTGCCTGGCCATCGAAAATTAAACAAG GTCATCTATCCTTATGATGATTTTTTAAAGCTGTACAATTGGAATTACAATGATTCGAAATACGGCGAGTTTTTAACTTGTGGGCTTGTGAACTGTGGCAACAG TTGCTTTGCCAATGTGGTTTTACAATGTCTGTCATACACGAGGCCACTTGTGGCCTATCTGTTAGGAAAGGACCATTATAGGCAAT GTACTATAAGACATGAAGATTGGTGTTTCTTATGTGAGCTGCAATCTCATATTCAAAGAGCGTTTGATAGCGTACACCCATTTGCTCCCATGAACATTCTTTCTCATTTACCAAATATTGGTGGCAACCTTGGCTTTGGTAGACAGGAAGATGCTCATGAGTTTATGAG GTTTGCAATAGATAAGATGCAATCAGCTTGCCTTGACGAATTTGGAGGTGAGAAGGTCGTAGATCATAGCACCCAGGAGACAACTGTTATTCAGCACATATTTGGTGGTCGTCTGCAATCTCAG GTTCAGTGTACTGCATGTGGTATGGTCTCAAATCGCTATGAGAATATGATGGACTTGACAGTTGAAATTCATGGTGATGCTGAATCCTTGGAAAAATGCTTGGATCAGTTCACTGCTATAGAGTGGCTTGATGGGGACAATAAGTACAAATGTGATGG ATGTAACGACTATGTTAAAGCACGGAAACATCTCACAGTTCATCAAGCTCCAAATATACTCACTATTACTCTCAAAAGATTCCAG AGTGGTAGATTTGGAAAACTGAACAAGAAAGTCACATTCCCTACGAAGTTAGATTTAACTCCATACATGAGCACCACTGATGGAACTGACCAGTATGACCTATATGCTGTCGTTGTTCATCTGGATATGCTGAATGCTTCGTTTTTTGGGCATTATATATGCTACATAAAACATTATCGAGGACGTTGGCTTAAATTAGATGACTGCAAG GGGAATGTTGTTGAGGAGGAGGAAGTACATGCTCAAGGTGCCTATATGCTTCTATATAGCAG GAGAACAGCTCGTCCTGTACCACTTCTTCCAGTCAAAGAACCAATAAAAGATGAGAAACAATGCAAAGTGCCTCCTTTAAATGGACAAAATCATTTGATACCTGAGGATGTGTCATTAAAATGTGAATCATTTTCAAAGTCCACAGAAGATCTACGAGAGGATTCTGAATCCAGCAATCAGTCCCTGCATAGAATGGATACCGTCGACCAGGTATCAGACCTGGATTTGCATATGAACATTGAGAGAGATAAATTCGTTACCAATGGAAGTATACATCAGCCAATTTCATCAGCATTACATGTCCTTGAAGAAGATACTAGAGACTCACGTTCTCTGTTAGAAGGCAATAATAGCATGAGAGCTGACCAATCTGGCAATTCTGCATGTGAATCCTCTTCAGTTAATTCCTCTGAAGAGGAATGCAAGGAACCTGCCCCAGATATTGATTCAGTTGACTACATGGATATTGATGTGGAAGCTGGAACAGAAGTTGAAACACAGAATGTGCAACAACAACCTATCTTAGGTGATTCAGTTGGAGTGATACGCAACAAAACATCAGTCCCAACCTTTGAGAATTGTATGGCAGGAAAACCAAAACCACTCTTTTCTCTTGGTTTCCTTGACAAACCCTCAAGAAAGAAGTCCGACTCTAGGGAAGAGTGTCAAAATGGTGGCAGCATGGCAGTTTCCTCCCAAAAAATAGATGGTCATTGTAATGAACATCTCAGCAGGCCAGAGCAAGGACTTATTGCCAACTCCCGTGGCGGCAGCCCATCCTCAGCAAATGGAAGTGTACGTTGCAATGGAGACGTGTTTGTGACTCCTAACAACGGAGTTCTTGTCAATGGTGATACACAATCCGACAATTACTCCTTGGATGTAGCAAAGAGAGATGTACCTTCTGTTCAGGGATTTACTCCGAGGCCTTGCAGATCACCGTCAAGCAGCAACCCAAATCGGAACAATACAAGCAAAGGGGACATGTCATTCTTCCCACGTGGTTTCCTTGCAAAGCCTCGTTCTGGAGAGAAAGCAGTCAAAGTTGATGATGGGTTGCCATTTAGTGATGGAAATGGCAaaccatcatcatcatcctctgtgAATGGCAACGGCATATCAAATACCAATTCTTCACATCGAAGCAGCACAGGTGGCATGGGCATGTCTCCTGGATTCCTTGCCAAGCGTTCCAGGGAGTCTGCAGCTGCAAGCTTTATGGGTGACCCGCAGAGCAGTAACACTTCCAAGGAGCAAGAACATGTTGGTGCTGCAGCACTACTACCTGACAAGATACAAGAAGGGCGGAGTTCCTATTGCACCACAAATGGCATTGAGGCCCAAGACGGAGCAGCTTCCGTTCATGATGTGAGTGGTCACAGTGATGAAAACGGGCACGCATTCATGGGCACCAAGAACGGCATCCATGGTGAAGAAAATGGTAGCAATGGAACCCTTGATATGCATGACAGCAGTTGCCAAATGGATGAAAACGGACATGGAGTTCTggacatcaaagatgtcatcttcaGAGAACAAAATGTCAGCAATGGAACTCTCGATACGCATGGCATGGGATCCGAAGATGCTGACCACGTCGTCAAGTCACCCGCCGCTCCTGCCCATGACGGTCTGCGACGAAGATTAACCACCTCGAAATATTTTGATGAGAGTAGCATGGACGAGCAATGA